From Spirochaetales bacterium, one genomic window encodes:
- a CDS encoding FAD-dependent thymidylate synthase, with protein MAHIRVQEAEDILDKETRVLDHGFVRLVDYLGGDARIVQAARVSYGSGTKTVREDKKLINYLLRNEHMSPFEQVIFTFHLKMPIFVARQWVRHRTARMNEISGRYSVMEDEFYLPREEDIRFQSQHNRQGRSEEEVPSEMQQEVLRILKKTCETAYDGYRRCIGDNISREISRIILPLSLYTQMYWQIDLRNLLHFIKLRADIHAQQEIRQYADVLGTIVKTVTPAVWEAFDEYELRSRRFTPSQLKKIHDALKETHPELIAELGLHHDADQTS; from the coding sequence ATGGCGCATATAAGGGTTCAGGAAGCCGAAGATATCCTCGACAAGGAAACAAGGGTACTCGACCACGGTTTTGTCAGGCTTGTCGATTATCTGGGTGGGGACGCCCGTATCGTGCAGGCTGCCCGCGTTTCATACGGCAGCGGCACCAAAACGGTACGGGAGGATAAAAAACTCATTAATTATCTTCTCCGCAACGAACATATGAGTCCGTTCGAACAGGTCATTTTCACGTTTCATCTGAAAATGCCTATTTTTGTCGCGCGTCAGTGGGTACGCCATCGTACGGCACGGATGAACGAGATCTCCGGACGATACAGTGTCATGGAGGATGAGTTCTACCTGCCCCGGGAAGAAGACATCCGGTTTCAAAGTCAACACAACAGGCAGGGAAGAAGTGAAGAGGAAGTTCCGTCCGAAATGCAGCAGGAAGTACTTCGGATTCTTAAAAAAACCTGCGAAACCGCATATGACGGATACCGCCGGTGCATCGGGGACAATATTTCACGCGAAATCTCCCGTATCATTCTGCCACTGAGTCTCTATACGCAGATGTACTGGCAGATCGATCTTCGCAACCTGCTTCATTTCATCAAGCTGCGTGCCGATATCCATGCACAGCAGGAAATCCGGCAGTATGCGGACGTGCTGGGTACCATCGTCAAGACCGTAACCCCGGCCGTATGGGAGGCCTTCGATGAATACGAACTCCGTTCGCGGCGCTTTACGCCCTCCCAGCTGAAAAAGATCCATGATGCGCTGAAAGAAACGCATCCCGAATTAATCGCCGAATTGGGCTTGCATCATGACGCTGACCAGACTTCATAA
- the secA gene encoding preprotein translocase subunit SecA has product MLDKILAILFGSKQKKDLQQLIPLVKKINSYEPAMMKLSAEKFLEKTAEFKGRLAKGDSLDAILPEAYALAREAAYRILGERLFDVQLMGSIILHQGKIMEMKTGEGKTLSSVPAAYLNALTGNGVHIVTVNDYLAKRDSEWMGPVYKYLGVSVGVILSQMDIEVRKEEYSRDITYGTNNELGFDYLRDNLKWDSRGKTQRGHNYCIVDEIDSILIDEARTPLIISGPAEDDTRHYFEVNKLIASLTECEKDTETGDYPENPVGDYKLNEKNKHVTFTSEGMNTIEKLLLGRGLIKGSLFSSDNFEYIHYFTQSMKAHKLFRKDVDYIVKDNKVQIVDEFTGRVLHGRRYSDGLHQAIEAKEHIKIEQRNRTLATITFQNYFRMYNKISGMTGTADTEAKEFSKIYNLDVVVVPTNRPLVRDDDDDIIFLTEDDKFDSICGDIEERNKAGQPILVGTVSIEKSEKLSALLTRRGIRHEVLNAKNHAREAVIISEAGAKGSVTIATNMAGRGTDIKLGGNPEFRTRKRIGTDASEDDFKLAYEDEYEKWKRYYEEVKDLGGLYVLGTERHESRRIDNQLRGRSGRQGDPGASRFYISLDDTLMRLFGGENLKSLMSSIGMKEGEPIQHPWINKSIEKAQTRVEDRNFDIRKHLLEYDDVLNEQRKYIYGRRDEILEDDELIKRVINSTEDLLEDLIDEYNKSDADKNAALTSLLEGLKNNFFYEPTAGFEALKAMSPEALTSFLSNELKEVLYRKENDLGKANLNLFIRYEYLRHIDNKWQDHLEMLDALKEAVYLRHYSQKNPLLEYKLEGFNIFDEMLMNIRYAIARKLFKVHIHPESGTSYVLERTSPGSATHRILGQFGSSLVSANRGGERKEARPQRVQVVRQHQKVGRNEPCPCGSGKKYKHCCGGT; this is encoded by the coding sequence ATGCTCGATAAAATTCTCGCAATCCTGTTCGGATCAAAACAAAAAAAGGATTTACAGCAGCTTATTCCGCTCGTCAAAAAAATAAATTCCTATGAACCGGCCATGATGAAACTTTCCGCAGAAAAGTTCCTGGAAAAAACGGCCGAATTCAAGGGAAGGCTCGCAAAAGGCGATAGCCTCGACGCGATACTTCCCGAAGCATACGCTCTGGCCAGAGAAGCTGCATACAGAATCCTTGGTGAACGGCTCTTCGATGTACAGCTGATGGGGAGTATCATTCTCCACCAGGGTAAAATCATGGAAATGAAAACGGGAGAAGGCAAGACCCTTTCCTCAGTTCCTGCCGCCTATCTCAATGCGCTTACCGGTAACGGCGTGCATATTGTGACCGTGAATGATTATCTTGCAAAAAGGGATTCCGAATGGATGGGTCCCGTCTACAAATATCTCGGCGTTTCGGTCGGGGTTATTCTTTCACAAATGGATATCGAGGTCCGTAAGGAGGAATACTCAAGGGATATCACTTACGGAACGAACAACGAGCTTGGCTTTGATTACCTTCGCGACAATCTGAAATGGGACTCGCGGGGAAAAACCCAGAGGGGACACAATTATTGTATTGTCGATGAAATCGATTCGATTCTCATCGACGAAGCCCGGACGCCGCTTATTATCTCAGGGCCCGCGGAAGACGATACCCGGCATTATTTCGAAGTCAACAAGCTGATCGCATCTCTTACCGAATGCGAAAAGGACACGGAGACCGGCGATTATCCGGAGAATCCGGTGGGTGATTACAAGTTGAATGAAAAAAACAAGCACGTCACCTTTACCTCTGAAGGGATGAATACAATAGAAAAACTTCTTCTCGGAAGGGGACTCATCAAGGGGTCGTTGTTTTCGAGCGATAATTTCGAATATATCCATTATTTTACCCAGTCCATGAAGGCCCACAAGCTGTTCAGGAAGGACGTCGATTATATCGTCAAGGACAACAAAGTCCAGATCGTCGACGAGTTTACCGGCCGTGTGCTTCATGGAAGACGATATTCAGACGGTCTTCATCAGGCGATCGAGGCAAAAGAACATATCAAAATCGAACAGCGGAACAGGACCCTTGCCACGATTACCTTCCAGAATTACTTTCGTATGTACAACAAGATTTCTGGTATGACTGGTACCGCCGATACGGAGGCAAAAGAGTTTTCGAAGATTTACAACCTCGATGTCGTGGTCGTTCCGACAAACAGGCCTCTGGTGCGCGATGACGACGACGATATCATCTTCCTCACCGAAGACGATAAATTCGACTCCATATGCGGTGATATCGAAGAGCGGAACAAAGCCGGCCAGCCTATTCTCGTGGGAACCGTCTCGATCGAAAAATCGGAAAAACTCTCCGCCCTCCTCACCCGCCGGGGCATCCGGCACGAGGTCCTGAACGCGAAGAACCACGCACGTGAAGCGGTGATCATATCGGAAGCGGGCGCAAAAGGATCGGTGACCATCGCCACCAACATGGCCGGCCGCGGTACGGACATTAAACTGGGCGGAAATCCGGAATTCAGGACGCGCAAACGCATCGGTACCGACGCATCGGAAGATGATTTCAAACTGGCCTACGAAGACGAATACGAAAAATGGAAACGGTATTACGAAGAAGTCAAGGATCTCGGCGGACTCTACGTGCTGGGTACCGAACGGCACGAATCGAGGCGTATCGACAACCAGCTTCGCGGACGTTCCGGCCGGCAGGGTGATCCCGGCGCGTCCAGGTTTTATATATCGCTCGACGATACCCTGATGCGGCTTTTCGGCGGAGAAAATCTGAAATCCCTGATGTCGTCAATCGGCATGAAAGAGGGTGAACCGATACAGCACCCGTGGATAAATAAATCGATCGAAAAAGCGCAAACAAGGGTCGAAGACCGGAATTTCGATATCAGAAAACATCTTCTCGAATACGACGATGTGCTGAATGAACAGCGTAAATACATCTACGGCAGGAGGGACGAGATTTTGGAAGACGATGAGTTGATCAAGCGGGTCATCAATTCCACAGAGGACCTCCTGGAAGACCTCATCGACGAATATAATAAAAGCGACGCGGACAAGAACGCGGCGCTGACAAGCCTTCTCGAGGGACTGAAAAACAATTTCTTTTATGAGCCGACCGCCGGATTTGAAGCATTGAAGGCGATGAGTCCGGAAGCATTGACATCGTTTCTTTCGAACGAATTGAAAGAGGTGCTTTACCGGAAGGAAAACGATCTGGGGAAAGCCAACCTCAATCTCTTTATCCGTTATGAATATCTTCGTCACATCGACAACAAATGGCAGGACCACCTCGAGATGCTCGATGCATTGAAAGAAGCGGTGTACCTCAGACATTACAGCCAGAAAAACCCCCTCCTCGAATACAAACTCGAGGGCTTCAATATTTTCGACGAGATGCTCATGAACATCCGTTACGCGATCGCGAGGAAGCTCTTCAAGGTCCATATCCATCCCGAATCCGGAACCAGTTACGTGCTCGAGCGGACATCTCCCGGAAGCGCCACGCACAGGATTCTCGGGCAGTTCGGCAGTTCGCTGGTATCGGCTAACCGAGGCGGAGAACGGAAAGAGGCCCGTCCGCAGCGGGTTCAGGTCGTCCGTCAACATCAAAAAGTAGGCCGGAACGAACCGTGTCCGTGCGGTAGCGGAAAAAAATACAAACATTGCTGCGGCGGGACATAA
- a CDS encoding M23 family metallopeptidase, producing the protein MIGTLLNQQVFRRRQPFLTIAHMRAPLPQVKEKNQDRRKSDNPGRHLRSKKDIRKRIIIASGLFFLLFGLLMIGGKIVEGYPVSAGITLPAESDLGQAYYEAIISDQIRETYEYSAGQDRIATLSMKQYTVKKNDTLSGIAAGFGVTIDTIISYNKIKSVFRVLEGMTLLIPNKSGIPHTVRSGENLSRIAEKYNVALEDILDWNNIASSIIKPGEVLFIPGAGMNTYELRKVLGTLFVFPARGRISSRYGNRIHPISGKRHFHNGIDIANSGGTPVRAALDGRVQKTGYSNVYGKYVIIKHAMGLQTFYGHLRKITVVKGDMVNQGGILGEMGNTGYSTGNHLHFSIYKNGDTVDPLFYLK; encoded by the coding sequence ATGATCGGGACATTACTCAATCAACAGGTTTTCAGGCGCAGACAGCCTTTCCTCACCATCGCGCATATGCGCGCGCCGTTACCGCAGGTGAAGGAAAAAAATCAGGACCGGCGCAAATCCGATAATCCTGGCAGGCACCTGCGGTCAAAAAAGGATATTCGAAAGAGGATTATCATCGCTTCAGGTCTTTTTTTCCTGCTTTTCGGGCTATTAATGATTGGCGGGAAAATAGTAGAAGGTTATCCGGTTTCAGCCGGCATCACCCTCCCCGCAGAGAGTGATCTCGGTCAGGCGTATTACGAGGCGATAATATCGGATCAGATACGGGAAACGTATGAATATTCGGCGGGTCAGGATCGGATTGCCACCCTTTCCATGAAGCAATATACGGTGAAGAAAAACGATACCCTGTCGGGTATTGCGGCCGGGTTCGGTGTTACCATCGACACAATCATCAGTTACAACAAGATCAAAAGCGTTTTCAGGGTTTTGGAAGGCATGACGCTTTTGATTCCGAATAAAAGCGGCATTCCCCATACCGTTCGAAGCGGGGAAAACCTCAGTCGCATTGCCGAAAAATACAATGTGGCTCTGGAAGATATCCTCGACTGGAATAATATCGCCTCTTCGATTATCAAGCCGGGGGAGGTGCTTTTTATTCCCGGCGCGGGTATGAATACCTACGAACTGCGGAAAGTCCTTGGTACGCTCTTTGTTTTTCCCGCCAGGGGCAGAATATCCTCCCGCTACGGCAACCGTATCCATCCAATTTCGGGAAAACGCCATTTTCATAACGGGATCGATATTGCGAACAGCGGCGGTACCCCCGTGCGGGCAGCATTGGACGGAAGGGTCCAGAAAACCGGCTACAGTAACGTTTACGGTAAATATGTCATCATAAAACACGCGATGGGACTTCAGACATTCTACGGCCATCTTCGCAAGATAACGGTCGTAAAAGGGGACATGGTAAATCAGGGAGGCATTCTCGGAGAAATGGGGAATACCGGTTACAGCACGGGAAACCACCTCCATTTTTCCATTTATAAAAACGGCGATACGGTCGATCCGTTATTCTATTTGAAATAG
- the lepB gene encoding signal peptidase I, protein MKNRGISPGIVILTALLVFIVIKLFILDIMIVRGQSMKPTLNPGDLIVIDKCAYGIVIPLKNRYLFRWGRPRRGDIVLLLSPENTTVIVKRCVAIEGDFFDIRNGYLEVDGNRYLYAHPDGITKTFTESVVPGDSIMVLGDNPMQSVDSRMFGFVPVSDIIGRVIGL, encoded by the coding sequence ATGAAAAATCGAGGTATATCACCCGGAATCGTCATCCTCACCGCCCTGCTTGTATTCATAGTGATCAAGCTTTTTATTCTGGATATCATGATCGTCCGGGGTCAATCAATGAAACCGACGCTGAATCCCGGCGATCTTATCGTAATCGATAAATGCGCCTACGGTATTGTTATTCCCCTGAAAAACCGCTATCTCTTCAGGTGGGGACGGCCGCGGCGTGGGGACATCGTTTTACTGCTGAGTCCCGAAAACACGACGGTAATCGTTAAAAGATGTGTTGCCATTGAAGGAGATTTTTTCGATATTAGGAATGGATATCTCGAAGTGGACGGCAACCGGTACCTTTACGCCCACCCGGATGGTATTACGAAAACGTTTACCGAATCCGTCGTTCCCGGGGACAGCATCATGGTATTGGGAGACAATCCGATGCAATCGGTCGATTCGAGAATGTTCGGATTTGTTCCGGTATCCGATATAATAGGGAGAGTCATCGGGCTGTGA
- a CDS encoding PASTA domain-containing protein, which yields MDTTEGKKRLFIYIIFLSLLIIPLLIRLGSIMLFPSERLHTDPATQPAIERGPILDRNGKILAIQTKLKSVSAWIPYLDNTEETARILADVLGMSEKHILNLLTGTTRKYVFIKRKVTPTESEKIAEIKSQGKLRGINLDEEFARSYPQSRLACHIIGYVDIDNNGLDGVELAFDEELSPKMSDSGIDIVYGNQLFLTVDINIQFLVTQIAREVYAENDADAVMILVMNAKTGEILSSVSIPDFNPNDFTRYSDAERTNRPLFASYEPGSVFKIFTISSLLEAGAITTVEEFTCNGVYEGAGEPINCLGIHGRITAAGIIKYSCNVGAAFASEHIGERRFHDQLKRFGFGDKTGISLPGETTGIFHDVEDWSGRSKPAIAFGQEISVSAIQMAAAATALTNDGTILKPLIVKKIVSPEGKLIKEYNREPVRTAVSPATARTMLAMMEEATAGNGTARGARVEGVRIAAKTGTAEAYDPVSHSISTTHFIPSILGIFPADDPQCIVYIVIDHPKGEHYFGSRIAAPVLKKIIEQIIPVLNLPTDDNTIVRHSGNVELSVPPIIEIGSLMPDLTGTPKRLLLSLYSNSRITLHIRGEGYVVKQNPPPGTPVGPDTTIILELE from the coding sequence ATGGATACAACGGAAGGCAAAAAAAGGCTTTTCATCTACATTATCTTTCTCTCGCTTCTCATTATTCCCCTTCTGATACGTCTTGGGTCCATCATGCTTTTCCCTTCGGAAAGGTTGCATACGGATCCGGCAACACAACCTGCAATCGAACGGGGACCGATTCTCGACAGGAATGGTAAAATTCTGGCGATACAGACAAAACTGAAATCGGTATCCGCCTGGATACCCTATCTCGATAACACTGAAGAAACCGCCCGCATTCTCGCGGATGTACTCGGAATGAGTGAAAAGCACATTCTCAACCTCCTCACCGGCACGACGAGGAAATATGTTTTCATCAAACGAAAGGTCACCCCCACCGAATCGGAAAAGATAGCTGAAATCAAATCACAAGGAAAACTGCGTGGTATCAACCTTGATGAAGAGTTCGCACGCAGTTATCCGCAATCCAGACTCGCATGCCACATTATCGGATACGTCGATATCGACAATAACGGACTCGACGGTGTCGAACTCGCATTTGACGAAGAACTTTCCCCAAAAATGTCCGATAGCGGAATCGATATCGTGTATGGAAACCAGCTTTTTCTTACCGTCGATATCAATATACAGTTTCTGGTCACGCAAATTGCGCGCGAAGTGTACGCCGAAAACGATGCGGATGCCGTCATGATCCTTGTCATGAACGCAAAAACGGGTGAAATTCTCAGTTCGGTATCGATTCCGGATTTTAATCCGAACGATTTCACACGATATTCCGATGCGGAAAGGACAAACAGGCCCCTCTTCGCTTCCTATGAACCCGGTTCCGTTTTCAAGATTTTCACCATATCATCGCTTCTTGAGGCGGGTGCGATCACGACCGTCGAAGAGTTTACCTGTAACGGGGTTTATGAGGGGGCGGGAGAACCGATCAACTGTCTCGGTATTCACGGCCGTATCACCGCGGCGGGTATCATCAAATACTCCTGTAATGTCGGCGCCGCTTTTGCATCCGAACATATCGGCGAACGCCGCTTTCACGATCAACTCAAACGCTTCGGATTCGGCGATAAAACGGGGATATCCCTGCCGGGCGAGACAACGGGAATTTTTCATGATGTCGAAGATTGGTCGGGGCGGTCAAAACCGGCCATCGCATTCGGACAGGAAATTTCCGTTTCGGCGATTCAAATGGCCGCGGCGGCGACCGCACTGACCAATGACGGCACCATACTCAAACCCCTGATCGTTAAAAAAATAGTATCCCCTGAAGGAAAGCTGATAAAAGAATACAATCGCGAACCCGTCCGGACAGCGGTCTCCCCTGCGACCGCACGAACCATGCTCGCCATGATGGAAGAAGCGACCGCGGGGAACGGTACCGCGCGCGGCGCCCGCGTTGAAGGTGTGCGTATCGCGGCAAAAACAGGAACCGCAGAAGCATACGATCCCGTCTCACATTCGATCTCAACAACGCATTTTATCCCCTCGATACTCGGTATTTTTCCTGCGGACGATCCGCAGTGTATCGTATACATCGTTATCGACCATCCCAAAGGGGAACATTATTTCGGAAGCAGGATTGCCGCGCCCGTACTGAAAAAGATTATCGAACAGATTATCCCTGTCCTCAACCTCCCCACGGACGACAATACGATTGTAAGGCATTCGGGTAATGTTGAACTCAGCGTGCCGCCCATCATTGAGATCGGCTCCCTGATGCCCGATCTGACGGGAACGCCGAAGCGGCTTCTTCTTTCACTATACAGTAACTCCCGTATTACCCTGCATATCCGGGGTGAAGGCTATGTCGTAAAACAGAACCCGCCCCCCGGCACGCCCGTCGGTCCTGACACGACGATTATTCTGGAGCTCGAATGA
- a CDS encoding motility associated factor glycosyltransferase family protein — protein sequence MSLLETNLGYIDGFHPSLKHVAKGVSASGIEILSTPSGNPTMRYKGLYIHSSHNPVKEASQLAERATASPGISCCIIYGFGLAYHIEAFLEKRPETPVLIVEPDISVFLKALETRNLRPVLASRRVSICLGPIPGDILPYLERLPLSEIQMIKLRSRYTQEREYFLRIDGLIGSVVSAKEINLNTLKRFGKLWVKNLVKNIHYLIGMPGISLLKGRMTGIPALVLASGPSLDNVMPHLYELSRRMLVIAVDTSLRACIECGIEPDFLVIVDPQYWNTRHIDWLDPQKTILVSESSTHPRIFTLLRCKGFLASSFFPLGRFFESIVGHKGVIGAGGSVATAAWDLARGFGACPIAMAGLDLGYPRKQTHFRGAFFEQRFHMLAFRFLNGETMSFRYLREASPFPETANDGQYTLTDRRMFIYKRWFESQMAIYPETETLNLSPKGIRIEGMNTSTVGKLLDLPVIRENLDKRLEEIRAITTRSPLEQETGRIELKQSIESLCEDLGRLRSVAAEGISITRKASAGIRANMLPRESIEALNRIDRLICSESSRIIAGFLLQPVIQGILHASENTGRSDAREVLAVSEDLYRQLSDSARYHHMILSRALDSLTK from the coding sequence ATGAGTCTGCTTGAAACAAATCTCGGATACATCGACGGCTTCCATCCGTCACTCAAACATGTCGCTAAGGGTGTTTCCGCATCGGGGATCGAGATCCTCTCAACACCATCGGGAAATCCCACTATGCGGTATAAAGGCCTGTATATCCATAGTTCCCATAACCCGGTGAAGGAAGCTTCACAACTCGCCGAACGTGCAACCGCTTCTCCCGGCATCTCCTGCTGTATCATTTACGGTTTCGGCCTGGCTTACCACATCGAGGCTTTTCTTGAAAAGCGTCCTGAAACGCCTGTGTTGATTGTCGAACCCGATATATCCGTCTTCCTCAAGGCCCTGGAAACAAGAAACCTCCGCCCCGTCCTTGCCTCCCGCCGGGTGAGCATCTGCCTCGGCCCGATACCAGGCGATATTCTCCCTTACCTTGAAAGACTACCCCTTTCCGAAATCCAGATGATAAAACTCAGATCGCGCTACACACAAGAACGGGAGTATTTTCTCCGGATTGACGGCCTGATCGGCTCTGTGGTTTCGGCAAAAGAAATCAATCTGAATACATTGAAACGTTTCGGCAAGTTGTGGGTAAAAAACCTTGTAAAAAACATCCATTACCTTATCGGGATGCCGGGTATCTCCCTTCTGAAAGGACGCATGACCGGTATTCCCGCTTTGGTCCTTGCTTCCGGCCCATCCCTGGACAATGTGATGCCCCACCTTTACGAATTGAGCAGGCGTATGCTCGTTATCGCGGTCGATACATCCCTGCGCGCATGCATCGAATGCGGTATCGAACCCGATTTTCTCGTCATCGTCGACCCGCAATACTGGAATACCCGTCATATTGACTGGCTCGACCCGCAAAAAACCATCCTCGTCTCGGAGTCATCGACGCATCCCAGAATTTTCACGCTTCTTCGATGCAAAGGCTTTCTGGCAAGTTCCTTTTTCCCGCTCGGAAGATTTTTTGAATCGATAGTCGGCCACAAGGGGGTAATCGGTGCGGGCGGTTCGGTCGCGACCGCCGCCTGGGACCTCGCGAGGGGGTTCGGCGCCTGTCCCATTGCTATGGCCGGACTTGACCTCGGTTATCCCCGGAAACAGACGCACTTTCGAGGAGCTTTTTTCGAACAGCGTTTTCATATGCTCGCTTTCAGGTTTCTAAACGGGGAAACAATGTCGTTCCGGTATCTGCGGGAAGCGTCTCCCTTTCCGGAAACCGCGAATGACGGACAATACACCCTTACGGACAGGAGAATGTTCATTTACAAACGGTGGTTCGAATCACAGATGGCGATCTACCCGGAGACCGAAACACTTAATCTTTCACCGAAAGGAATTCGGATTGAAGGGATGAACACATCGACAGTCGGGAAGCTTCTCGATTTGCCCGTTATCCGCGAAAACCTGGATAAACGCCTTGAGGAAATCCGCGCCATCACAACCCGCTCCCCCCTGGAACAGGAAACCGGACGGATCGAATTAAAACAATCGATCGAATCTTTGTGTGAAGACCTCGGCAGACTCCGATCCGTCGCCGCCGAGGGCATCTCCATCACCCGGAAAGCTTCCGCGGGAATCAGGGCCAACATGCTCCCACGGGAATCGATTGAAGCCCTGAACAGGATCGACAGGTTGATTTGCTCGGAATCATCACGAATCATTGCCGGTTTTCTTCTTCAACCGGTGATTCAGGGAATTCTCCACGCTTCGGAAAACACCGGCCGCTCGGACGCGCGAGAGGTCCTTGCCGTCTCGGAAGACCTCTACCGGCAGCTATCGGATTCGGCCCGATATCACCATATGATTCTCTCACGCGCCCTGGATTCGCTTACGAAGTAA
- a CDS encoding DnaJ domain-containing protein gives MNDYHLFKVLDLYPDATLGEVKSAYRRMVKRFHPDSAQSTGSPLMFTTVVDAYKTILSRIGTSKTRSPFTGNSFGGGVTHKPGAFDRLFGFGRLLVSNTHPDVKINAARRIGESGKKSAWVFLRKALRDQDERVVTEVVAAVRKLRIHQSVHELSALFLRTGAEVKQEILTTINALGYKKILFRLIIMAMEDTSQTLRREAVKLYFKNK, from the coding sequence GTGAACGATTACCATCTTTTTAAGGTCCTCGATCTATATCCCGACGCGACACTCGGAGAAGTGAAATCGGCATACAGACGCATGGTGAAACGATTTCATCCGGACAGCGCGCAAAGCACGGGGTCGCCGCTCATGTTCACGACGGTTGTCGATGCATATAAAACGATCCTGTCGCGCATCGGTACGTCGAAAACAAGGTCTCCGTTTACGGGGAACTCCTTTGGCGGCGGCGTTACTCACAAGCCCGGGGCATTCGATCGGCTTTTCGGCTTCGGGAGGCTTTTGGTTTCGAACACGCATCCGGATGTCAAAATCAATGCTGCAAGGAGGATCGGGGAATCGGGGAAAAAAAGCGCCTGGGTTTTTTTGAGAAAGGCACTCCGTGATCAAGACGAGCGGGTGGTCACGGAAGTGGTGGCTGCCGTACGGAAGCTGCGTATACATCAGTCCGTCCATGAATTGTCCGCACTTTTTCTCAGAACAGGCGCGGAAGTAAAGCAGGAAATCCTCACAACGATCAACGCGCTTGGTTATAAAAAAATACTTTTCCGCCTGATTATCATGGCCATGGAAGACACTTCTCAAACGTTGCGCCGGGAAGCGGTCAAACTCTATTTCAAAAATAAATGA
- a CDS encoding Hsp70 family protein produces the protein MKLEEILPFSIDCEIENGVFVPLLKKGTALPARKSTIVTTISDFQQSAEIHLVRRSDDETHETLCRLLLSGLKQLPKYKSRIRITVTAGTDGLLRVTLTDCAGKTSLSQVVCMFDEQSFHCTNGIIYGKITLRKRLTQLITELTRLKGTMTGTSDPLLYEEIESALKKAFYARTNGSYHELAAMHTILGTLIGEVSSRLEGERNE, from the coding sequence GTGAAACTGGAAGAGATCCTTCCTTTTTCAATCGACTGTGAAATCGAAAACGGCGTGTTTGTTCCGCTGCTTAAAAAGGGTACGGCGCTTCCGGCGCGAAAAAGCACGATAGTAACCACGATTTCCGACTTTCAGCAATCCGCAGAAATTCATCTGGTCCGCCGGTCTGACGATGAAACGCACGAAACACTCTGCCGGCTTCTCCTTTCCGGCTTGAAGCAGCTGCCCAAATATAAAAGCAGAATTCGCATCACAGTCACGGCGGGAACGGACGGCCTTCTTCGCGTCACCCTTACCGATTGCGCAGGAAAGACCTCTCTTTCCCAGGTTGTCTGTATGTTCGACGAACAATCTTTTCACTGTACAAACGGGATCATTTATGGTAAAATAACATTGAGAAAGCGGTTGACACAACTCATTACGGAGTTGACGCGGCTGAAAGGAACGATGACCGGCACATCCGATCCGCTTCTGTATGAGGAAATCGAAAGTGCATTAAAAAAAGCGTTTTACGCAAGGACAAACGGATCTTATCATGAACTGGCCGCCATGCATACCATACTGGGAACCTTGATCGGAGAAGTCAGTTCGCGCCTCGAGGGGGAAAGGAATGAGTGA